In Tenacibaculum pacificus, a single window of DNA contains:
- the atpD gene encoding F0F1 ATP synthase subunit beta: protein MSTITGKVSQIIGPVIDVEFNTENAELPKIYDSLEIKKADGSILVLEVQQHIGEDTVRTISMDATDGLSRGTEVIATGNPIQMPIGNDIYGRLFNVTGEAIDGLGDLPKTGDAGLSIHRQAPKFEDLSVSTEVLFTGIKVIDLIEPYAKGGKIGLFGGAGVGKTVLIQELINNIAKGHGGLSVFAGVGERTREGNDLLREMLESGIIKYGDDFMHSMEEGGWDLSKVDKKGMRGSKATFVFGQMNEPPGARARVALSGLTIAEYFRDGAGEAQGKDVLFFVDNIFRFTQAGSEVSALLGRMPSAVGYQPTLATEMGAMQERITSTKKGSITSVQAVYVPADDLTDPAPATTFAHLDATTVLSRKIAELGIYPAVDPLDSTSRILSAEVLGAEHYDTATKVKEILQRYKELQDIIAILGMEELSEEDKLVVHRARRVQRFLSQPFHVAEQFTGLKGCLVDIKDTIKGFNMIMDGELDKYPEAAFNLKGSIQEAIDAGEKMLTEA, encoded by the coding sequence ATGTCTACAATAACAGGTAAAGTTTCTCAAATTATTGGTCCAGTTATCGATGTTGAGTTTAATACAGAAAATGCTGAATTACCAAAAATTTACGATTCATTAGAAATTAAAAAAGCTGATGGTTCAATTTTAGTATTAGAGGTTCAACAACATATAGGTGAAGATACAGTTCGTACTATTTCGATGGATGCGACAGATGGTTTAAGTAGAGGTACAGAAGTAATCGCTACAGGTAATCCTATTCAAATGCCAATAGGTAACGATATTTATGGACGTTTGTTTAACGTTACAGGTGAAGCTATTGATGGTTTAGGTGATTTACCTAAAACAGGAGATGCAGGTTTATCTATCCACCGTCAAGCTCCAAAATTTGAAGACTTATCAGTATCTACTGAAGTTTTATTTACTGGTATTAAAGTAATTGATTTAATTGAGCCGTATGCAAAAGGAGGTAAAATTGGATTATTTGGTGGTGCAGGAGTAGGTAAAACTGTATTAATTCAAGAGTTAATTAACAACATCGCAAAAGGACATGGAGGTTTATCTGTATTCGCAGGTGTAGGTGAAAGAACTCGTGAAGGAAACGATTTATTAAGAGAGATGTTAGAATCTGGAATTATCAAATATGGTGATGATTTCATGCATTCTATGGAAGAAGGAGGATGGGATTTATCTAAAGTAGATAAAAAAGGAATGAGAGGGTCTAAAGCTACTTTCGTATTCGGACAAATGAACGAACCACCTGGAGCACGTGCACGTGTTGCTTTATCTGGTTTAACAATTGCTGAATATTTCCGTGATGGAGCAGGAGAAGCACAGGGAAAAGATGTACTTTTCTTTGTTGATAATATCTTCCGTTTTACACAAGCGGGTTCTGAGGTATCGGCTTTATTAGGTCGTATGCCATCTGCAGTAGGATACCAACCAACATTAGCTACAGAAATGGGAGCAATGCAGGAACGTATTACTTCTACTAAAAAAGGTTCTATTACATCTGTACAAGCAGTTTATGTACCTGCAGATGATTTAACAGATCCAGCACCAGCAACAACATTTGCTCACTTAGATGCTACTACGGTATTATCTCGTAAAATTGCAGAATTAGGTATTTATCCTGCAGTAGATCCTTTAGATTCTACTTCAAGAATTTTATCTGCTGAAGTTTTAGGAGCTGAGCACTATGATACAGCAACAAAAGTAAAAGAGATTTTACAACGTTATAAAGAATTGCAAGATATTATTGCAATTTTAGGTATGGAAGAATTATCTGAAGAAGATAAATTAGTAGTTCACAGAGCACGTCGTGTACAACGTTTCTTATCTCAACCATTCCACGTAGCAGAGCAGTTTACTGGTTTAAAAGGATGTTTAGTAGATATTAAAGATACTATTAAAGGGTTTAATATGATTATGGATGGTGAATTAGATAAGTATCCTGAAGCTGCATTTAACTTAAAAGGATCAATTCAAGAAGCAATTGATGCTGGTGAAAAAATGTTAACTGAAGCATAA
- a CDS encoding FoF1 ATP synthase subunit delta/epsilon translates to MFLEIVTPEAILFSSKVDSVTVPGVNGEFQMLTNHAAVVSILTKGTIKIQVHTQDHLIFDDLHESIVSLPEDNKVLTLTIKSGTLEMKDNKAIILAD, encoded by the coding sequence ATGTTTTTAGAAATTGTAACTCCAGAAGCGATCTTGTTTTCGTCAAAAGTAGATTCTGTTACTGTACCAGGTGTTAATGGTGAATTTCAAATGTTAACTAATCACGCAGCTGTTGTGTCTATTTTAACAAAAGGAACTATAAAAATACAAGTACATACACAAGATCATTTAATTTTTGATGATTTACATGAAAGTATTGTAAGTTTACCAGAAGATAATAAGGTTTTAACCTTAACTATTAAATCAGGAACTTTAGAAATGAAAGATAATAAGGCAATTATTCTAGCAGATTAA
- a CDS encoding Sec-independent protein translocase subunit TatA/TatB, whose translation MMNVTFLFIGGPEIFVIVLIVVMFFGADKIPEIARGLGKGIRQVKDATNDIKKEINNSTKDSGINTDIVEDINKEVTKVKDNIDDLTGPIKRQF comes from the coding sequence ATGATGAATGTAACGTTTTTATTTATAGGAGGTCCAGAGATTTTTGTAATCGTCTTAATAGTTGTAATGTTTTTTGGTGCAGATAAAATTCCTGAAATAGCCCGAGGCTTAGGAAAAGGTATCCGTCAGGTTAAAGATGCAACCAATGATATTAAAAAAGAAATTAATAATAGTACAAAAGATAGTGGTATAAATACCGATATTGTAGAAGACATCAATAAAGAAGTAACAAAAGTTAAAGACAATATTGATGACTTAACAGGTCCTATAAAACGTCAGTTTTAA
- a CDS encoding O-methyltransferase, whose protein sequence is MHFLPEKIDTYVVNHSQKEPKILQELTKETWQKVLNPRMLSGAFQGRVLSMISKLIQPKSILEIGTYTGYSALSLAEGLSNDGILYTIDKNEELEGLQSKYFEKSVYKNQIKQYVGNAIDIIPTMETKFDLVFIDADKSNYLNYFDLIIDKMNSGGIILSDNVLWSGKVVEELNPKDIDTKILLEYNKKLNEDSRVETVLLPIRDGLTISRVK, encoded by the coding sequence ATGCACTTTCTTCCAGAAAAAATTGACACTTATGTTGTTAATCACTCACAAAAAGAACCTAAAATATTACAGGAATTAACCAAAGAAACTTGGCAAAAAGTATTAAATCCTAGAATGTTAAGCGGCGCTTTTCAAGGTAGAGTTTTATCTATGATTTCTAAATTAATTCAACCTAAATCAATTTTAGAAATTGGTACTTATACAGGATATTCTGCACTTTCTTTGGCAGAAGGATTAAGTAATGATGGAATACTTTATACTATTGATAAAAATGAAGAGTTAGAAGGACTTCAATCTAAATATTTTGAAAAATCAGTTTACAAAAATCAAATTAAACAATATGTAGGTAATGCTATTGATATTATTCCTACAATGGAAACTAAATTTGATTTAGTTTTTATTGATGCTGATAAATCTAATTACTTAAACTATTTCGATTTAATTATTGATAAAATGAATTCTGGTGGAATTATTTTATCTGACAATGTACTTTGGAGTGGTAAAGTTGTAGAGGAACTTAATCCAAAAGATATTGATACAAAAATTCTTTTAGAGTATAATAAAAAATTAAATGAAGATTCTCGTGTAGAAACAGTTTTACTACCAATCCGTGATGGATTAACTATCAGTCGTGTAAAGTAA
- a CDS encoding sigma-70 family RNA polymerase sigma factor: MNQTKKLNTLDPNKWVDDYADYLFNYASVRVSDSNIAKDLVQETFFAGLKSAKNFQGKSTERTWLISILKRKIIDYYRKINSNKGKAEIRMSFYDNGEQEGNWIEERIPQSWGNEVEKNIENEELKTQLEQCISKLPEKYAMVFKMKTIQEFETEEICKELDITPSNLWVIIHRARTQLRACVEKNWFNK; encoded by the coding sequence ATGAACCAGACTAAAAAATTGAACACTTTAGACCCCAATAAATGGGTAGATGATTATGCTGATTATTTATTTAATTATGCCTCTGTACGTGTAAGTGATAGTAATATAGCTAAAGACTTAGTTCAAGAAACATTTTTTGCAGGTCTTAAATCTGCCAAAAACTTTCAAGGAAAATCAACTGAAAGAACTTGGTTAATTTCAATATTAAAACGAAAAATAATTGATTATTATAGAAAAATAAACTCTAATAAAGGAAAGGCTGAAATTAGAATGAGTTTTTATGATAATGGAGAACAAGAAGGAAATTGGATTGAAGAACGAATTCCACAATCTTGGGGTAATGAAGTAGAAAAAAATATTGAAAACGAAGAATTAAAAACTCAATTAGAGCAATGTATCAGTAAACTTCCTGAAAAATATGCTATGGTTTTTAAAATGAAAACTATTCAAGAGTTTGAAACTGAAGAAATTTGTAAGGAATTAGATATTACTCCGTCAAATCTATGGGTAATTATCCACAGAGCTAGAACTCAATTAAGAGCTTGTGTAGAAAAAAATTGGTTTAATAAGTAA
- a CDS encoding 2-hydroxyacid dehydrogenase, translating to MKILHLDSNHELLLNQLNDLGFVNEEDYTASKEIIEAKINQYDGIIIRSRFTIDKQFLDKATNLKFIGRVGAGLENIDCEYANQKGIHLISAPEGNRNAVGEHALGMILSLFNKFRKADNEVRNGKWLREDNRGIELDGRTVGLIGYGNMGKSFAKKLRGFDVKVLCYDIKPNVGDENCTQVSLEELQQKADVLSLHTPQTALTKNMIDANFINAFSKPFWLINTARGKSVVTSDLVTALKSSKILGAGLDVLEYEKKSFENLFVNQDMPEAFQYLIKADNVLLSPHVAGWTVESKQKLAQTIVDKIKTIFC from the coding sequence GTGAAAATACTGCACTTAGATTCAAATCACGAATTACTTTTAAATCAATTAAACGATTTAGGTTTTGTTAATGAAGAAGATTATACAGCATCAAAAGAAATAATAGAAGCTAAAATTAATCAATATGATGGAATTATTATCCGAAGTAGATTTACTATTGATAAACAGTTTTTAGACAAAGCAACGAATTTAAAATTTATCGGAAGAGTAGGAGCAGGACTTGAAAATATAGATTGTGAATATGCGAATCAAAAAGGAATTCATTTAATTTCAGCTCCTGAAGGAAATAGAAATGCGGTTGGTGAACACGCTTTAGGAATGATATTATCACTTTTTAATAAATTTAGAAAAGCAGATAATGAAGTTAGAAATGGTAAATGGTTACGAGAAGATAACAGAGGAATTGAACTAGATGGAAGAACTGTTGGTTTAATTGGTTACGGAAATATGGGGAAATCATTTGCAAAAAAATTAAGAGGTTTTGATGTAAAAGTACTTTGTTATGATATTAAACCTAATGTTGGCGATGAAAACTGTACACAAGTTTCTTTAGAAGAATTACAACAAAAAGCTGATGTTTTAAGCTTACATACCCCTCAAACAGCATTAACTAAAAATATGATTGATGCCAATTTTATCAATGCTTTTTCTAAGCCATTTTGGTTAATTAATACGGCAAGAGGAAAATCAGTAGTTACTTCGGATTTAGTGACAGCCTTAAAATCATCAAAAATTTTAGGAGCAGGTTTAGATGTGTTGGAATATGAGAAAAAATCTTTTGAAAACTTATTTGTAAATCAAGATATGCCCGAAGCTTTTCAATATTTAATAAAGGCAGATAATGTTTTATTATCTCCTCATGTTGCAGGTTGGACGGTAGAAAGTAAACAAAAATTAGCGCAAACTATTGTTGATAAAATAAAGACTATTTTTTGTTAG
- a CDS encoding beta-ketoacyl synthase N-terminal-like domain-containing protein, with the protein MKQPISITSFASVSALGSNANQIWENYLNQKHFLSLKETVWTGSLTDEDKQAIDIIRNSDNKYKSLDDSVLYTIYVARKAIEKTNWTSEDNFGINIGSSRGATSLFEKYHKEFLETGKSATLSSPTTTLGNISSWIAHDLQSNGPEISHSITCSTGLHSLLNGIAWLQSGMSEKFMIGASEASLTDFTIAQMQALKVYSKETDEYPCKAFDLDKQKNTMVLGEAAAVFCLEKGVQENAIALIKGIGFATEVLKHNTSVTANADCFQKSMKMALADISMDDIDAIVMHAPGTIKGDLSEINAIHAVFGDKKPFLTTNKWKVGHTFGTSGLLSLELAILILQHQKVIEVPFAEKQNHPKKIKNILVNAVGFGGNAVSVLISAQNIKK; encoded by the coding sequence TTGAAACAACCTATTTCTATTACCTCTTTTGCTTCAGTTTCTGCCTTAGGTAGTAATGCTAATCAAATTTGGGAGAATTATCTAAACCAAAAACATTTTCTAAGTTTAAAAGAAACTGTTTGGACAGGAAGCTTAACTGATGAAGATAAACAAGCAATTGATATTATCAGAAATTCAGATAATAAATACAAAAGTTTAGATGATTCGGTTTTATATACAATTTATGTTGCTCGAAAAGCAATTGAAAAAACAAACTGGACATCAGAAGATAACTTTGGAATTAATATTGGCTCGTCAAGAGGTGCAACTTCTTTGTTTGAAAAATATCATAAAGAGTTTTTAGAAACAGGAAAATCGGCAACTTTAAGTTCGCCAACCACTACTTTAGGAAATATTTCGTCTTGGATTGCACACGATTTACAATCAAATGGTCCTGAAATTTCGCATTCTATTACTTGTTCTACGGGTTTACATTCGTTATTAAATGGAATTGCTTGGTTACAATCTGGTATGTCAGAAAAATTTATGATTGGTGCTAGTGAAGCTTCTTTAACCGATTTTACTATCGCACAAATGCAAGCTTTAAAAGTCTATTCGAAAGAAACAGATGAATATCCTTGTAAAGCTTTTGATTTAGATAAACAGAAAAACACCATGGTTTTGGGTGAAGCTGCTGCTGTTTTTTGTTTAGAAAAAGGTGTTCAAGAAAATGCAATCGCACTTATTAAAGGCATCGGTTTTGCTACGGAAGTTTTAAAACATAATACATCGGTTACTGCAAATGCCGACTGTTTTCAAAAATCTATGAAAATGGCTTTAGCTGATATTTCTATGGATGATATTGATGCTATTGTAATGCACGCTCCTGGAACTATTAAAGGTGACTTATCTGAAATTAATGCGATTCATGCAGTTTTTGGCGATAAAAAACCTTTTTTAACCACCAATAAATGGAAAGTCGGACATACTTTTGGTACTTCTGGATTACTTAGTTTAGAATTAGCAATACTGATATTACAACATCAGAAAGTTATTGAAGTTCCGTTTGCTGAAAAACAAAATCATCCTAAAAAAATAAAAAATATTTTAGTAAATGCTGTTGGTTTTGGCGGAAATGCTGTTTCTGTATTAATATCAGCACAAAATATTAAAAAATAA
- the bioA gene encoding adenosylmethionine--8-amino-7-oxononanoate transaminase produces MNLQERDKKHLWHPLKQHQTHPDSLGIVKAKGCILTDEKGNEYIDAISSWYTCMFGHCNDFITSRVYKQMQTLDQIMFSDFTHEPAVKLSEELIKILPKNQNRIFFNDNGSTAVEAAIKMALQYYFNKEEKRTTFIAFENGFHGDTFGAMSVSGLSAYNGPFEDFLMDIKRISIPDGTNNDEILSQLKEIISKNNIAGFIYEPLVQGAAGMKIHEASDLNEILKFCKENNILTIADEVMTGFGKTGNNFASDEITTKPDIICLSKALTGGLVPMAITSCTEEIYSTFLSNDISKGFFHCHTYSANPIACSAALATIELLQTKKIQDSIQFISNSHKTFEDKIKQHPKVASTRSKGVILAIDLKTNANRYGTLRDQLLKHFMNDGVFLRPLGNTIYIQPPYIITEKQLQKIYITIQKVLDIF; encoded by the coding sequence ATGAATTTACAAGAAAGAGATAAAAAACATTTATGGCATCCGTTAAAACAGCATCAAACACACCCTGATAGCTTAGGAATTGTAAAAGCAAAAGGATGTATTTTAACCGATGAAAAAGGCAATGAATATATTGATGCAATTTCATCGTGGTACACTTGTATGTTTGGGCATTGCAACGATTTTATTACGAGTCGTGTTTACAAACAAATGCAAACATTAGATCAAATAATGTTTAGCGATTTTACGCACGAACCTGCCGTAAAATTATCCGAAGAACTGATTAAGATTTTGCCTAAAAATCAAAATAGAATATTCTTTAACGACAACGGTTCAACAGCAGTTGAAGCAGCTATTAAAATGGCGTTGCAATACTATTTTAATAAAGAGGAAAAACGAACAACTTTTATTGCTTTTGAAAACGGATTTCACGGTGATACTTTTGGTGCAATGTCAGTTTCTGGGTTATCGGCTTACAATGGTCCTTTTGAAGATTTTTTAATGGATATTAAACGTATTTCTATTCCTGATGGCACAAATAATGATGAAATTTTATCGCAATTAAAAGAAATAATTTCTAAAAATAATATTGCTGGTTTCATTTATGAACCTTTAGTGCAAGGTGCTGCGGGAATGAAAATTCATGAAGCTTCGGATTTAAATGAAATTTTAAAATTCTGTAAAGAAAATAATATTTTAACTATTGCCGATGAAGTAATGACTGGTTTTGGTAAAACAGGAAACAATTTTGCTTCGGATGAAATTACTACAAAACCCGATATTATCTGTTTAAGTAAAGCTTTAACTGGCGGATTAGTTCCTATGGCAATTACATCTTGTACCGAAGAAATTTACAGTACTTTTTTAAGTAATGATATTTCTAAAGGATTTTTTCATTGTCATACGTATTCTGCAAATCCGATAGCTTGTAGTGCAGCTTTGGCAACTATCGAATTATTACAAACTAAAAAAATTCAAGATAGTATTCAGTTTATTTCAAATTCTCACAAAACGTTTGAAGATAAAATTAAACAACATCCAAAAGTAGCTTCAACACGTTCGAAAGGCGTTATTTTAGCTATCGATTTAAAAACAAATGCCAATCGTTACGGAACTTTACGTGACCAATTATTAAAACACTTTATGAATGATGGTGTGTTTTTACGTCCGTTAGGAAATACTATTTACATTCAGCCACCTTATATAATTACCGAAAAACAACTACAAAAAATATATATAACTATTCAAAAGGTTTTAGATATTTTCTAA
- the bioD gene encoding dethiobiotin synthase has product MATYFITGISTEVGKTVASAIFTEALEADYWKPIQAGELDDSDSHKIKKFISNKKTTIQDNSYALKTPMSPHAAAEIDNITIDLAKIIEPKTDNENLVIEGAGGIFVPLNNTDTILDIIKPTYKVIVVSRHYLGSINHTLLTVNLLKEKDFDVSIIFSGDEHKTTEQIIKKMTNVPVIGRIDEEPYFDKSVIKEYAELFKKNLINL; this is encoded by the coding sequence ATGGCTACATATTTTATTACAGGAATTTCTACAGAAGTAGGAAAAACAGTTGCATCGGCAATATTTACCGAAGCATTAGAAGCTGATTATTGGAAACCTATACAAGCTGGTGAATTAGATGATTCTGATTCTCATAAAATCAAGAAATTTATTTCTAATAAAAAAACGACCATACAAGATAACTCATACGCTTTAAAAACACCAATGAGTCCGCATGCTGCTGCCGAAATAGATAATATTACTATTGATTTAGCTAAAATTATCGAACCAAAAACCGATAACGAAAATTTAGTTATAGAAGGTGCTGGCGGAATATTTGTTCCTTTAAATAATACCGATACTATTTTAGATATTATCAAACCAACTTATAAAGTAATTGTGGTTTCTCGTCATTATTTAGGAAGTATTAATCATACCTTATTAACCGTAAATTTATTGAAAGAAAAAGATTTTGACGTTTCTATTATTTTTTCTGGTGATGAACATAAAACCACCGAACAAATCATCAAAAAAATGACAAACGTTCCTGTAATTGGTAGAATTGATGAAGAACCTTATTTTGATAAAAGTGTAATTAAAGAATATGCCGAACTTTTTAAAAAGAATTTAATCAACCTATAA
- a CDS encoding putative signal transducing protein: MQDNYSILTVFENSTEAHLLKSKLDSNSIRTSLMDEKTIDTDPWMSQAIGGVKLLVHNDDLKKALHIYNEIRVYEKDENSNPVYCKECNSSRILVAPPQRKNFFLCYFLFLKAEN; this comes from the coding sequence ATGCAAGATAATTATAGTATTTTAACCGTTTTTGAAAATTCAACAGAAGCTCATCTTTTAAAATCTAAATTAGATTCAAATAGTATTAGAACCTCATTAATGGATGAAAAAACTATTGATACTGACCCGTGGATGAGTCAAGCAATAGGTGGTGTAAAATTATTAGTTCATAATGATGATTTAAAAAAAGCACTACATATTTATAATGAAATAAGAGTATATGAAAAGGATGAGAATAGTAATCCGGTATATTGTAAAGAATGTAATTCTTCTAGAATATTAGTTGCTCCACCTCAACGAAAAAACTTTTTTTTATGTTATTTCCTTTTTTTGAAAGCAGAAAATTAA
- a CDS encoding aminotransferase class I/II-fold pyridoxal phosphate-dependent enzyme: MSFPKKLTQKLLHRIENNSLRTLGQKNTLIDFSSNDYLGFAKSEAIFNKTHQFLVDNSILQNGATGSRLLSGNHHLYNSIEKELAQFHNSEEALIFNSGYDANIGFFSSIPQRGDIILYDEFIHASIRDGVQLSNAQSFKFKHNNLDDLDKKISKHQSKNDTEIYVVTESIFSMDGDAPDLIAMSKIIKKNNAHFIVDEAHAVGVFNKGLIQELNIETAIFARIITFGKALGCHGAVVLGSKELKQYLINFSRSFIYTTGLSPHSLATIKFAYSELIRSKATENLQKNILFFKQEINRLQLNFIASNSAIHCCIISGNENVKAISKKLQEKGFDVKAILSPTVNKGEERLRFCLHSYNSTQEITNILEHLVTFV, encoded by the coding sequence ATGTCATTTCCAAAAAAACTAACACAAAAATTACTTCATCGGATAGAAAACAATTCTCTAAGAACACTTGGACAAAAAAACACTTTAATTGATTTTTCTTCCAATGATTATTTAGGCTTTGCAAAATCAGAAGCAATTTTTAATAAAACACATCAATTTTTAGTTGATAATAGCATCTTACAAAATGGTGCAACGGGTTCTCGCCTACTTTCAGGAAATCATCATTTATATAATAGTATCGAAAAAGAACTGGCTCAATTTCATAATTCCGAAGAAGCTTTAATTTTTAATTCGGGTTACGATGCTAATATTGGTTTTTTTTCATCGATACCTCAACGAGGCGATATTATTTTATATGATGAATTTATTCACGCTTCTATTCGTGATGGAGTTCAGTTATCGAATGCGCAATCTTTTAAATTTAAACATAATAATTTAGATGATTTAGATAAAAAAATCAGCAAACATCAATCAAAAAATGATACTGAAATTTATGTAGTAACAGAATCTATTTTTTCTATGGATGGTGATGCGCCTGATTTAATAGCAATGTCTAAAATCATCAAAAAAAATAATGCCCATTTTATTGTAGATGAAGCGCATGCTGTGGGAGTTTTCAATAAAGGATTAATACAAGAGTTAAATATCGAAACTGCTATTTTTGCTAGAATTATCACTTTTGGAAAAGCATTAGGATGCCACGGAGCTGTTGTTTTAGGAAGTAAAGAATTGAAACAATATTTAATAAATTTTTCGAGAAGCTTTATTTACACAACAGGATTATCGCCTCATAGTTTGGCAACCATAAAATTTGCATATTCCGAATTAATCAGAAGTAAAGCAACAGAAAATCTTCAGAAAAATATTTTATTTTTCAAACAAGAAATCAACAGATTACAACTTAATTTTATAGCAAGTAATTCAGCAATTCATTGTTGCATTATTTCAGGAAATGAAAACGTAAAAGCAATTTCAAAAAAATTGCAAGAAAAAGGATTTGATGTAAAAGCAATTTTATCGCCCACAGTAAATAAAGGTGAAGAAAGATTACGTTTTTGTTTACACTCTTATAATTCTACACAAGAAATCACCAATATTTTAGAACATCTTGTTACTTTTGTTTAA